From Anopheles arabiensis isolate DONGOLA chromosome 3, AaraD3, whole genome shotgun sequence, a single genomic window includes:
- the LOC120900434 gene encoding glutathione S-transferase 1-like, translating to MEPSRLVLYTNRKSPPCRAVKLTARALGIELFEKEMTLLRGDKLMEEFLKVNPQQTIPVLDDGGIVITASHAIMIYLVCKYGRDDGLYPSELVRRARVHTALHLEAGVIFSRLSFLFEPVIYSGKSYFHSDRIEHIRKAYRLLEDSLVDQYMVGESLTIADFSCISSIATLVGVVPLDESKFPKITAWMRRMQELPYYEEANGTGALELAEFVLGKKEANASQFL from the exons ATGGAACCCAGCAGACTGGTACTGTACACGAACCGCAAGAGTCCACCGTGCCGGGCCGTGAAGCTGACTGCCCGGGCACTCGGCATCGAGCTGTTCGAAAAGGAGATGACGCTGCTGCGCGGTGACAAGCTGATGGAAGAGTTCCTCAAG GTGAATCCACAGCAAACCATACCCGTGCTGGACGATGGTGGTATCGTTATCACCGCCAGCCATGCCATCATGATTTATCTCGTGTGCAAGTACGGCCGTGACGACGGTCTCTATCCGAGCGAGCTGGTACGGCGGGCCCGGGTCCATACGGCGCTACACCTCGAGGCGGGTGTAATCTTTTCGCGGTTAAGTTTTCTGTTT GAACCGGTCATTTATTCGGGCAAATCGTACTTCCACTCCGATCGGATCGAACACATCCGGAAGGCGTACCGCTTGTTGGAAGATTCGCTCGTTGATCAGTACATGGTGGGCGAGAGTCTCACGATTGCCGACTTTAGCTGCATCTCCAGCATTGCCACGCTGGTCGGTGTGGTACCGCTGGACGAGTCCAAGTTCCCGAAGATCACGGCCTGGATGCGGCGCATGCAGGAGCTGCCGTACTACGAGGAAGCGAACGGTACCGGGGCGCTCGAGCTGGCCGAGTTTGTGCTGGGCAAGAAGGAAGCCAATGCTTCCCAGTTCCTGTGA
- the LOC120900439 gene encoding glutathione S-transferase 1-like, with translation MAPIVLYSTRRTPAGRAVELTAKMIGIELDVQYIDLAKKENMTEEYLKMNPMHTVPTVNDNGVPLYDSHAIIIYLVQKYAKDDTLYPAKDLVKQANINALLHFESGVLFARLRWILEPVFYWGQTEVPQEKIDSVQKAYDLLEATLKTSGTDYLVGGTITLADISVSTSLCTLNALFPADASKYPLVLAYLKRLEQTMPHYQEINTDRANEALQLYNQKLGKV, from the exons ATGGCACCGATTGTGTTGTACAGTACCCGCCGTACGCCGGCCGGCCGTGCCGTGGAGCTGACGGCAAAGATGATCGGTATCGAGCTGGATGTGCAGTACATTGATCTGGCGAAGAAGGAAAATATGACCGAAGAGTATCTGAAG ATGAATCCGATGCACACCGTGCCGACGGTCAACGATAACGGTGTGCCGCTGTACGATAGCCATGCTATCATCATCTATCTGGTGCAGAAGTACGCAAAGGATGACACCCTCTACCCGGCGAAGGATCTAGTGAAGCAGGCCAACATCAACGCCCTGTTGCACTTCGAGTCGGGCGTACTGTTCGCCCGGTTGCGCTGGATCCTGGAGCCGGTGTTCTACTGGGGCCAGACGGAGGTGCCACAGGAGAAGATCGACTCGGTGCAGAAAGCGTACGATCTGCTCGAGGCTACGCTGAAGACGTCCGGCACAGACTATCTCGTGGGCGGCACGATCACGCTTGCGGACATCTCCGTCAGCACATCGCTCTGCACGCTCAACGCACTGTTCCCGGCGGATGCGAGCAAGTACCCGCTGGTGCTGGCCTACCTGAAGCGGCTGGAGCAAACGATGCCCCACTACCAGGAGATCAACACGGACCGGGCCAATGAGGCGCTGCAGCTGTACAACCAGAAACTTGGCAAGGTTTAG
- the LOC120902367 gene encoding suppressor APC domain-containing protein 2 — MDPLPNRNRKNILSLSVQRTATTATTASDMTSAMGTHLHRQQQPQQPQYHNRHTALPGQPGVVLPGASSSPLLVHSSSASAIPDSRPYNPQLPPPPPPHHHHHHLHLQQQQRQQQQQQQHEEGGLPKAFVAAMRTLFDIMDDRKTGCVRLADIEERWQDDGSKGLPRGVIESLRKVTPPNGLLSFERFCSGLKICLLRNQSSPLSSSPLGLVSPHSTSSSPLASRDEPPLKASMAKLSLSRPPSAPLLDLDGGGGGGGSNAAKLPTLAPVSAWHATGPTTNTATVRPNNAMPAQKTLSMPQLLSPDGELELERPPIILPGAFGPPKPPRVSLNLERNAQQHAQQHQQLPLHNPMIGGVGGGGGSSIDKAEIRNALQNWQMSLLLGEAGGDKGDSGKGTLRPLARGSADGQTDLSTSSPSLQSINQLDGARLSSGGLYQKKSPGAAGRRREPRRHTLQNGVDYNMLKRLKQIEQEKDILLQGLTAVERAREWYHKQLAAVQEKMRYLGRPGSHMETWTETQQERLDLQRARVLEVNRHLMMLAESWERGGFPMHMNLALRPLPGGFAGAPGHYQQQRSLHRPAQPNASIPPAVPPPPTASAGATSSAGNYQPTSSSQSHHLQQQQQSQQSPEMVNHLKQQNHQLCEEINQKNEKLSLLEREKAALIRELLQLQRTNRASSMISNTEELVF; from the exons ATGGACCCACTGCCCAACCGCAACCGAAAGAACATACTATCGCTGAGCGTGCAACGGACGGCGACCACGGCAACGACGGCGTCAGACATGACGTCAGCAATGGGGACACACCTGCACCGTCAGCAACAACCCCAGCAGCCCCAGTACCACAATCGACACACGGCCCTCCCGGGACAACCGGGCGTCGTGCTGCCTGGGGCATCGTCCAGCCCACTGCTGGTGCATTCCAGCTCGGCGTCTGCCATACCGGACAGTCGCCCGTACAATCcccaactaccaccaccaccaccaccacatcatcaccatcatcaccttcaccttcaacaacaacagcggcagcagcagcagcagcagcagcatgaggAAGGCGGTTTGCCGAAAGCGTTCGTCGCCGCCATGCGCACCCTGTTCGACATCATGGACGATCGGAAGACGGGCTGCGTGCGGCTGGCCGACATCGAGGAGCGCTGGCAGGACGACGGCTCGAAAGGGCTGCCACGTGGTGTCATCGAAAGTTTGCGCAAGGTAACGCCCCCGAACGGTCTTCTCTCGTTCGAGCGCTTCTGCAGCGGCCTCAAGATCTGCCTGTTGCGCAACCAATCGAGTCCACTGTCCAGCTCACCGCTGGGGCTCGTCTCGCCCCACTCGACCTCATCCTCACCGCTCGCAAGCCGCGATGAGCCGCCGCTGAAAGCGTCCATGGCAAAGCTGTCCCTCTCGCGGCCACCTTCCGCACCGCTGCTCGAtctcgatggtggtggtggtggtggtggtagcaatGCCGCCAAGCTGCCCACACTGGCACCCGTTTCCGCCTGGCACGCGACCGGTCCAACGACCAACACGGCCACCGTACGCCCGAACAACGCAATGCCGGCGCAGAAAACGCTCAGCATGCCGCAGCTACTCAGCCCGGACGGTGAGTTGGAGCTGGAACGGCCGCCGATCATACTGCCGGGCGCATTCGGACCACCGAAACCACCGCGCGTCTCGCTAAATCTGGAGCGCAATGCGCAACAGCAtgcgcagcagcaccaacaactTCCGCTACACAATCCAATGATTGGTGGAgtgggtggtggcggtggttccAGCATTGATAAGGCAGAGATCCGCAACGCGCTTCAGAACTGGCAAATGTCACTGCTGCTTGGGGAAGCGGGCGGAGATAAGGGCGATTCGGGCAAGGGCACACTGCGCCCGCTAGCACGTGGTTCCGCCGACGGGCAGACGGACCTGTCCACCTCCTCGCCCTCCCTGCAGTCCATCAATCAGCTCGACGGCGCTCGGCTCAGTTCCGGCGGCCTGTACCAGAAGAAATCGCCCGGTGCGGCTGGGCGGCGCCGGGAGCCGCGACGCCACACGCTCCAGAACGGCGTCGACTACAACATGCTGAAGCGGCTGAAGCAGATCGAGCAGGAAAAGGACATCCTGCTGCAGGGGCTGACGGCGGTCGAGCGGGCCAGGGAGTGGTACCACAAGCAGCTGGCGGCGGTGCAGGAAAAGATGCGATACCTGGGCCGTCCCGGATCACACATG GAAACGTGGACCGAAACGCAACAGGAACGGCTCGATCTGCAGCGGGCCAGGGTGCTCGAGGTGAACCGCCATCTAATGATGCTTGCCGAAAGCTGGGAACGGGGCGGTTTCCCCATGCACATGAACCTTGCCCTACGGCCACTGCCCGGCGGGTTCGCGGGTGCTCCGGGCCACTATCAGCAGCAACGGTCGCTGCATCGTCCGGCACAGCCGAACGCTAGCATTCCACCGgcggtaccaccaccaccaacagcgtCTGCAGGAGCAACATCTTCAGCGGGAAATTACCAACCGACATCCAGTTCCCAGTCGCATCAtctccaacagcagcagcagtcccaACAGTCGCCGGAAATGGTAAACCATCTGAAGCAGCAGAACCATCAGCTTTGCGAGGAGATTAACCAGAAGAACGAGAAGCTGTCCCTGCTCGAGCGGGAAAAAGCGGCACTGATCcgggagctgctgcagctgcagcggaCCAACCGGGCCAGCAGCATGATATCGAACACGGAGGAGCTGGTGTTCTGA